Proteins from a single region of Cystobacter fuscus DSM 2262:
- a CDS encoding thioesterase II family protein, with protein MPPVPHPWFPLRQPNPHARLRVFGLPYAGGGASIYNGWTTALPAGIEWVSVQLPGRERRILEKPFQQLPPLLDALEEALAPLLDKPFVFFGYSMGTRIALGLAQRWQARGAPLPLGMVMAAAGAPHRSRESRGALSDAEFIELLRKYEGTPAEIFAHKELLDMVLPTLRADFAIADAVMPALPVRCPISVYGGLEDPYVTLSMLEPWSELTTGEFRTRSFPGKHFFLRTAREPLLNALREELVRWAPDVGP; from the coding sequence GTGCCTCCCGTTCCACATCCCTGGTTTCCCCTCCGGCAGCCCAACCCCCACGCGCGCCTGCGCGTCTTCGGTCTTCCCTACGCTGGCGGAGGCGCCTCCATCTACAACGGATGGACCACGGCCCTGCCCGCGGGCATCGAGTGGGTCTCCGTGCAGCTTCCGGGCCGCGAGCGCCGCATCCTGGAGAAGCCCTTCCAGCAGCTCCCGCCGCTGCTCGATGCCCTGGAAGAGGCCCTCGCGCCGCTCCTGGACAAGCCCTTCGTCTTCTTCGGCTACAGCATGGGCACGCGCATCGCCCTGGGGCTCGCGCAGCGCTGGCAGGCCCGGGGCGCGCCGCTGCCGCTCGGCATGGTGATGGCCGCCGCGGGAGCGCCCCACCGGTCCCGCGAGTCCCGGGGCGCGCTGAGCGACGCGGAGTTCATCGAGCTGCTGCGCAAGTATGAGGGCACGCCCGCGGAGATCTTCGCCCACAAGGAACTGCTGGACATGGTGTTGCCCACCCTGCGCGCGGACTTCGCCATCGCCGACGCCGTCATGCCCGCCCTCCCCGTGCGCTGTCCGATCTCCGTCTACGGCGGACTGGAGGATCCCTACGTGACGCTGTCGATGCTCGAGCCCTGGAGCGAGCTGACGACGGGGGAGTTCCGGACGCGAAGCTTCCCCGGCAAGCACTTCTTCCTGCGCACCGCGCGCGAGCCCTTGCTGAACGCCCTGCGCGAGGAGCTCGTGCGCTGGGCGCCCGACGTGGGCCCGTAG
- a CDS encoding Ppx/GppA phosphatase family protein has protein sequence MADPISRPVFAAIDVGTNAARLELARPGATGVLETVLKERDAIRPGEGVFSQGTMSPGAAERLVSTLRRYAVVCRQHEARVRAVATSALREARNQQEILQRVREEAGLELEVVSGEEEARLICLGVLHRTPPRTRSLLVDLGGGSTEVVLATGERPDAMWSLPLGAVRLTQLFDTSGEVSPSRLSSLRDFAEARLLETIPAALASPPFTAIGSSGTIRALVDFAARDGSCVASREDLSSAAHLLARMKPEQRREHFDARRADIIVAGAVLLERLVHHLGVDGITAVKRGLRDGLLVELWSRQDGTAGDEASRLGHGRGFPREARAVGFN, from the coding sequence ATGGCCGATCCGATCTCGCGACCCGTCTTCGCCGCCATCGACGTGGGCACCAACGCCGCCCGCCTGGAGTTGGCCCGGCCCGGCGCCACGGGCGTGCTGGAGACCGTGCTCAAGGAGCGGGACGCCATCCGCCCGGGAGAGGGCGTCTTCTCCCAGGGAACGATGTCACCGGGGGCCGCGGAGCGACTGGTGAGCACGTTGCGCCGCTACGCGGTCGTGTGCCGGCAACACGAGGCCCGGGTCCGGGCGGTGGCCACCAGCGCCCTGCGCGAGGCGCGCAACCAACAGGAAATCCTCCAGCGGGTGCGCGAGGAGGCTGGGCTGGAACTGGAGGTGGTGAGCGGCGAGGAGGAAGCGCGGCTCATCTGCCTGGGCGTCCTGCACCGCACGCCCCCGCGCACGCGCTCGCTGCTGGTGGATCTGGGCGGAGGATCCACCGAGGTGGTGCTCGCCACCGGAGAGCGGCCCGATGCCATGTGGAGCCTGCCGCTGGGCGCGGTGCGGCTGACACAACTGTTCGACACCTCCGGCGAGGTCTCTCCCTCCCGGCTGAGCTCGCTGCGCGACTTCGCCGAGGCGCGCCTGCTCGAGACGATCCCCGCCGCCCTCGCCTCTCCGCCCTTCACGGCGATCGGCTCCTCCGGCACCATCCGGGCCCTCGTGGACTTCGCGGCGCGCGATGGCTCCTGCGTCGCGAGCCGGGAGGATCTCTCGAGCGCCGCGCACCTGCTGGCGCGGATGAAACCGGAGCAGCGGCGCGAGCACTTCGACGCGCGACGGGCCGACATCATCGTCGCCGGCGCCGTGCTGCTCGAGCGGCTGGTGCACCACCTGGGCGTGGACGGCATCACCGCCGTGAAGCGCGGCCTGCGCGATGGCCTGCTCGTGGAGCTGTGGTCCCGTCAGGACGGCACGGCGGGCGACGAGGCCTCCCGCCTGGGGCACGGGCGCGGCTTCCCCCGCGAAGCGCGCGCCGTGGGCTTCAACTGA
- a CDS encoding TAXI family TRAP transporter solute-binding subunit yields MKTDTLKDQLRLTLRRDLWLVLGPSILLAIAAFAVAFYFIKPAPPKTLVVAAAQDEGGFNYFARRYRDILARHGVTLEIRPTQGSLTSLGMLTGDTAEADVAFVQSGSASGRPQAPNIVSLGGLTYIPLWVFYRGEPIEDVRELRGKRVAVGSPESGTRALALTLLKANAAEQSPTELLTLERDEALARLKQGELDAVFLVASAEAPFVRKLIAEPGIRLLSFARGEAYVRRFPYLSRHVLPRGVLNFEADLPARDVVLLAPTASLVARDSLHPALAYLLLSAASEVHGGAGILDRSGEFPAALEGDYPLSGEARRYYKSGPPLLQRYLPFWAANLVDRLWLMLVPIIAVVVPLGRAVPALVQWRIRSRIVRWYARLKEIELQLEENPGRKMLEDMLSRLDEAERAVNRIPMPLAYAENLYFFREHIDVVRRRVTRRLSGAPDESEALTQRVVVS; encoded by the coding sequence CTGAAGACGGACACTCTCAAGGACCAGCTCCGGCTCACCCTTCGGCGCGATTTGTGGCTCGTCCTCGGGCCCTCGATCCTGCTGGCGATCGCCGCGTTCGCCGTGGCCTTCTACTTCATCAAGCCCGCGCCCCCGAAGACGCTCGTCGTCGCGGCTGCCCAGGATGAGGGGGGCTTCAATTACTTCGCGCGCCGCTATCGGGACATCCTCGCGCGCCATGGCGTCACCCTGGAGATCCGCCCGACCCAGGGCTCGCTCACCAGTCTGGGCATGCTCACCGGCGACACGGCGGAGGCCGACGTGGCCTTCGTCCAGAGCGGCTCGGCCTCGGGGCGGCCCCAGGCGCCCAACATCGTCTCGCTCGGAGGTCTGACCTATATCCCCCTGTGGGTCTTCTACCGGGGTGAGCCCATCGAGGACGTGCGCGAGCTGCGCGGCAAGCGCGTCGCCGTGGGCTCGCCCGAGAGTGGCACCCGCGCGCTGGCCCTCACGCTGCTCAAGGCCAATGCCGCGGAGCAGTCGCCCACGGAACTGCTCACGCTCGAGCGCGACGAGGCCCTCGCGCGCCTCAAGCAGGGCGAGCTCGACGCGGTGTTCCTCGTCGCCTCCGCCGAGGCACCCTTCGTGCGCAAGCTCATCGCGGAGCCCGGCATCCGCCTGCTCAGCTTCGCTCGAGGAGAGGCCTATGTCCGCCGCTTCCCCTATCTGTCCCGGCACGTGCTGCCCCGGGGGGTGTTGAACTTCGAGGCGGATCTCCCCGCGCGGGATGTGGTGCTGCTCGCGCCCACGGCGAGCCTCGTGGCGCGCGACTCGCTCCATCCGGCGCTCGCCTACCTCCTGCTGAGCGCCGCGAGCGAGGTGCATGGCGGCGCGGGTATCCTGGATCGCTCGGGGGAGTTCCCCGCGGCGCTCGAGGGGGATTACCCGCTGAGCGGGGAGGCGCGCCGCTACTACAAGTCGGGTCCCCCGTTGCTCCAGCGCTACCTGCCCTTCTGGGCGGCGAACCTCGTGGACCGGCTCTGGCTGATGCTGGTGCCCATCATCGCCGTGGTGGTTCCGCTGGGCCGTGCCGTGCCCGCGCTGGTCCAGTGGCGCATCCGCTCGCGCATCGTCCGCTGGTACGCGCGCCTGAAGGAAATCGAGCTGCAACTGGAGGAGAACCCGGGACGCAAGATGTTGGAGGACATGCTCTCGCGGCTCGACGAGGCCGAGCGCGCGGTGAACCGCATTCCCATGCCCCTGGCGTACGCGGAGAACCTCTACTTCTTCCGCGAGCACATCGACGTCGTCCGCCGGCGCGTCACCCGGCGGCTGTCGGGCGCCCCCGATGAGAGCGAGGCCCTGACCCAGCGGGTGGTGGTCAGTTGA
- a CDS encoding SET domain-containing histone-lysine N-methyltransferase has protein sequence MSADTAASSSNQKLSNLLRWLEEGGARFPKLQLVRREDGERAVLAQAPISAGETVLQVPRTHMLTLELARESDIGRAIAEGLDPDNEDLYLASFLLQEKHREGSFWKPYIDSLPESYSQMPLFYGSEEHALLKGCFALTLLTHQAQSLREDYLSLCQNVPGYERFTPGEFVWARLSVSSRLFSLKKGGFLGQTLVPMADMLNHRRPPDVLWETTEDGESFVMKANNAVAAGDEVHDSYGAKSNDLMLLHFGFVTDDNEHDEAFLGLRILDGDPLAATKQMLLMLPSPTAARPFKISRPYVHTTTRMAFSFLRIAAAVPNDIEDISSRVMSGERALGPLSVENEENVLELLAATCQARLSIFPTSLAQDEELLRGESLSPNARNCVLVRRAEKQLIEDYLEMTRVCLKLLRTPREEVERLAALSDSPWGWFDAYVRTDLLQLIGGE, from the coding sequence ATGAGCGCCGACACCGCCGCGTCCTCCTCGAATCAGAAGCTGTCGAACCTGCTGCGCTGGCTGGAAGAAGGAGGAGCCCGCTTTCCCAAGCTCCAACTCGTCCGGCGTGAGGACGGGGAGCGCGCCGTGCTCGCCCAGGCGCCCATCTCCGCCGGGGAGACGGTGCTCCAGGTGCCTCGCACCCACATGCTCACCCTGGAGCTCGCGCGGGAGTCGGACATCGGGCGCGCCATCGCCGAGGGGCTCGATCCGGACAACGAGGACCTGTACCTGGCCTCCTTCCTCCTCCAGGAAAAGCACCGCGAGGGCTCCTTCTGGAAGCCCTACATCGACAGCCTTCCCGAGTCCTACTCCCAGATGCCCCTCTTCTATGGGAGCGAGGAGCACGCCCTCCTCAAGGGCTGCTTCGCGCTGACCCTGCTGACGCACCAGGCCCAGTCGCTCCGGGAGGACTACCTGAGCCTGTGCCAGAACGTCCCCGGCTACGAGCGCTTCACCCCCGGGGAGTTCGTCTGGGCCCGGCTCTCGGTGTCCTCGCGCCTGTTCAGCCTGAAGAAGGGAGGCTTCCTCGGACAGACGCTCGTGCCGATGGCGGACATGCTCAACCACCGCCGCCCGCCCGATGTGCTCTGGGAGACCACGGAGGATGGGGAGTCCTTCGTGATGAAGGCGAACAACGCCGTGGCCGCCGGCGACGAGGTCCACGACAGCTATGGGGCCAAGAGCAACGATCTGATGCTGCTGCACTTCGGCTTCGTGACGGACGACAACGAGCACGACGAGGCCTTCCTCGGCCTGCGCATCCTCGATGGGGATCCGCTCGCGGCCACCAAGCAGATGCTGCTCATGCTCCCCTCCCCCACCGCCGCGCGCCCCTTCAAGATCTCGCGCCCGTACGTCCATACGACCACCCGCATGGCGTTCTCCTTCCTGCGGATCGCCGCCGCCGTCCCGAATGACATCGAGGACATCTCCAGCCGGGTGATGTCCGGCGAGCGCGCCCTCGGACCCCTGAGTGTGGAAAACGAGGAGAATGTCCTCGAGCTGCTCGCCGCCACCTGCCAGGCCCGGCTCTCCATCTTTCCCACCTCGCTCGCGCAGGACGAAGAACTGCTGCGCGGCGAGTCCCTCTCGCCCAACGCGCGCAACTGCGTGCTCGTGCGGCGCGCGGAGAAACAGCTCATCGAGGACTACCTCGAGATGACCCGCGTCTGCCTCAAGCTGCTGCGCACGCCCCGGGAAGAAGTCGAGCGGCTCGCCGCCCTGTCCGACTCGCCCTGGGGCTGGTTCGACGCCTACGTGCGCACGGATCTGCTGCAACTCATCGGTGGCGAGTGA
- the mdoH gene encoding glucans biosynthesis glucosyltransferase MdoH yields the protein MHAHSFSPGSAGLRRALVLGPAALSTLVATGELVRLLSVRGFTLPEGVMTGLFVLCFAWISLSFWAAVAGFVQTLSGKRPPGLRWPDTREEAAPLTSRIAVVMPIHNEDPTSVFANLQATYESVAATGRLESFDFYVLSDSTRLEAWVAEELAWSDLCRRVGGQGRIFYRRRSDNTGKKAGNLADFCERWGRRYDFMVVLDADSLMAGDTLVRMARLMELNPRVGILQAPPLCVGRTTLFARLQQFAGRVYGPVVAAGAAAWQLGESNYWGHNAILRVSAFTEHCGLPVLPGQQPFGGHILSHDFVEAALMRRAGYTVWLVPELGGSYEQSPPHLLAYAQRDRRWCQGNLQHLGLVLAGGLHPSSRGHFLMGVMSYVASPLWLLFLAAGLGAALWDRFVAAESPLDTQTLLAEAPSFDVPGALRLMSVSLAMLLLPKVFGLLLALADREEAARMGGRLRLVLGVLVESVVSTLLAPVMMLFQSHFVFGTILGYRVSWSSQQRGDEALPWAEAARRHAVHMGVGVGVAAVAFGVNPGLLAWLAPVVAGLLLSIPLTVWTSRASWGEWTARLGLFLIPEESAPPPVLVRATELARDEVEPVEDALERVLQDDRAHALHLALLESAPGAEGTSLTLASARRKLMEGEPERLSTQEKAAVMLDANTLAEVRGQYVASRKPAPATSA from the coding sequence ATGCACGCGCATTCCTTCTCGCCCGGGTCGGCCGGGCTGCGGCGGGCCCTGGTCCTCGGCCCGGCCGCGCTGTCCACGCTCGTGGCCACGGGGGAGCTGGTCCGGTTGTTGAGCGTCCGGGGCTTCACCCTCCCCGAGGGGGTGATGACGGGCCTGTTCGTCCTGTGCTTCGCCTGGATCTCGCTTTCCTTCTGGGCGGCGGTGGCGGGCTTCGTCCAGACGCTGAGCGGCAAGCGGCCGCCGGGTCTGCGCTGGCCGGACACGCGGGAGGAAGCGGCGCCGCTGACGAGCCGCATCGCGGTGGTGATGCCCATCCACAACGAGGATCCGACGTCGGTCTTCGCCAACCTCCAGGCCACCTACGAGTCGGTGGCGGCCACGGGGCGGCTGGAGTCCTTCGACTTCTACGTGCTGAGCGACTCCACGCGCCTGGAGGCGTGGGTGGCCGAGGAGCTGGCGTGGTCGGACCTGTGCCGGCGCGTGGGAGGCCAGGGCCGCATCTTCTACCGGAGGCGCTCGGACAACACGGGCAAGAAGGCGGGCAACCTCGCGGACTTCTGCGAGCGCTGGGGCCGCCGCTACGACTTCATGGTGGTGCTGGACGCCGACAGCCTCATGGCGGGTGACACGCTGGTGCGCATGGCACGGCTCATGGAGCTCAACCCGCGCGTGGGCATCCTCCAGGCCCCGCCGCTGTGCGTGGGGCGCACCACGCTCTTCGCCCGCCTGCAGCAGTTCGCCGGCCGCGTGTACGGGCCCGTGGTGGCCGCGGGCGCGGCGGCCTGGCAGCTCGGCGAGTCCAACTACTGGGGCCACAACGCCATCCTGCGCGTGTCGGCCTTCACCGAGCACTGCGGGCTGCCGGTGCTGCCGGGCCAGCAGCCCTTCGGGGGCCACATCCTCAGCCATGACTTCGTGGAGGCGGCGCTGATGCGGCGCGCGGGCTACACGGTATGGCTGGTGCCGGAGCTGGGGGGCAGCTACGAGCAGTCCCCGCCCCACCTGCTCGCGTACGCGCAGCGCGACCGGCGCTGGTGCCAGGGCAACCTGCAACACCTGGGGCTGGTGCTCGCCGGAGGCCTGCACCCGTCGAGCCGGGGGCACTTCCTCATGGGCGTCATGTCCTATGTGGCCTCGCCCCTGTGGCTGCTCTTCCTCGCGGCGGGGCTGGGGGCGGCGCTGTGGGATCGCTTCGTGGCGGCCGAGTCCCCGCTCGACACCCAGACGCTGCTCGCCGAGGCGCCCTCCTTCGACGTGCCGGGCGCGCTGCGGCTGATGTCCGTGTCGCTCGCCATGCTGCTGCTGCCCAAGGTCTTCGGCCTGCTGCTGGCCCTGGCGGATCGGGAAGAAGCCGCGCGCATGGGCGGCCGGCTCCGGCTGGTGCTCGGCGTGCTGGTGGAGAGCGTCGTGTCCACGCTGCTCGCTCCGGTGATGATGCTCTTCCAGTCGCACTTCGTCTTCGGGACGATCCTCGGCTACCGGGTGTCCTGGTCGAGCCAGCAGCGCGGCGACGAGGCCCTGCCGTGGGCGGAAGCGGCGCGGCGCCACGCGGTGCACATGGGCGTGGGCGTGGGCGTGGCGGCGGTGGCGTTCGGGGTGAATCCGGGCCTGCTGGCGTGGCTGGCCCCGGTGGTGGCGGGACTGCTGCTGTCCATCCCCCTGACGGTGTGGACGTCGCGGGCCTCCTGGGGCGAGTGGACGGCGCGGCTCGGCCTGTTCCTCATCCCCGAGGAGTCGGCGCCTCCCCCCGTGCTGGTGCGGGCCACGGAGCTCGCGCGCGACGAAGTGGAGCCGGTGGAGGACGCACTGGAGCGGGTGCTCCAGGACGACCGCGCGCACGCGCTGCACCTGGCCCTGCTGGAGTCCGCGCCCGGTGCGGAGGGGACGTCGCTCACGCTCGCCTCGGCCCGCCGCAAGCTGATGGAGGGAGAACCCGAGCGGCTCTCCACGCAGGAGAAGGCGGCCGTCATGCTGGACGCGAACACCCTCGCGGAGGTGCGCGGCCAGTACGTGGCCTCGCGCAAGCCCGCCCCCGCGACAAGCGCCTGA
- a CDS encoding glucan biosynthesis protein, whose protein sequence is MTWAKRWVRGACALGVLGSLVASAAPRATPPTFSAETVRARARELAQKPYRAPAPLPQGAFAGLTYDQYRDIRYRPERALWREAGQPFQAQFFHPGLFYPAPLPMHEVEGGRVTTVRFSPQLFTYGPLVKEPPPSSVEGFAGVRLSGPINRPDYFDEIVVFLGASYFRALGRGNVYGLSARGLAIDTALPEGEEFPLFREFWLEKPKPGADRAVVHALMDSPSVTGAYRFVIIPGERTVMEVEAVLHARKPVKRLGVAPLTSMYLFGENDRGSAEDFRPEVHDSDGLLLWMKGGEHLWRPLQNPSQLSVSSFQVKGLRAFGLLQRDQAFPSYEDLEARYDKRPSVWVEPVGEWGPGTVQLVEIPTQEEVNDNIVAYWVPEKPFGPGAPLSLSWKLHWGSEAPERAQVALSTATRIAAGSTPGARRFVLEFSRGGPEGGEGPVEAVVTASSGQVLRPIAQPNAATGGWRATFELVPAAGTSAPIELRCFLRRGTETLTETWSYPWTP, encoded by the coding sequence ATGACGTGGGCAAAGAGGTGGGTGCGCGGAGCCTGTGCGCTCGGGGTGCTGGGGTCGCTGGTGGCCAGTGCCGCGCCGCGCGCCACGCCTCCCACCTTCAGCGCGGAGACGGTCCGCGCGCGCGCCCGCGAGCTGGCGCAGAAGCCCTATCGGGCTCCGGCGCCCCTGCCCCAGGGGGCCTTCGCGGGGCTCACGTACGATCAGTACCGGGACATCCGCTACCGCCCGGAGCGGGCCTTGTGGCGCGAGGCGGGCCAGCCCTTCCAGGCGCAGTTCTTCCACCCGGGCCTCTTCTACCCCGCGCCCCTGCCCATGCACGAGGTGGAGGGCGGACGGGTGACGACGGTGCGCTTCTCTCCGCAGCTCTTCACCTACGGCCCGCTCGTGAAGGAGCCGCCGCCCTCGTCCGTGGAGGGCTTCGCGGGCGTGCGGCTCAGCGGCCCCATCAACCGGCCGGACTACTTCGACGAGATCGTGGTCTTCCTCGGCGCCAGCTACTTCCGGGCGCTGGGCCGCGGCAACGTGTACGGGCTGTCCGCGCGCGGGCTGGCCATCGACACGGCGCTGCCCGAGGGCGAGGAGTTCCCCCTGTTCCGCGAGTTCTGGCTGGAGAAGCCCAAGCCCGGCGCGGACCGGGCCGTGGTGCACGCGCTGATGGACAGCCCGAGCGTCACCGGTGCCTACCGCTTCGTCATCATCCCGGGCGAGCGCACGGTGATGGAGGTGGAGGCGGTGCTGCACGCGCGCAAGCCGGTGAAGCGGCTGGGCGTGGCGCCGCTGACCAGCATGTACCTCTTTGGCGAGAACGATCGGGGAAGCGCCGAGGACTTCCGGCCCGAGGTGCATGACTCGGATGGGCTGCTGCTGTGGATGAAGGGCGGCGAGCACCTGTGGCGTCCGCTGCAGAACCCGTCCCAGTTGAGCGTGTCCAGCTTCCAGGTGAAGGGCCTGCGGGCCTTCGGTCTGCTGCAGCGCGATCAGGCCTTCCCGAGCTACGAGGATCTCGAGGCGCGCTACGACAAGCGCCCCAGTGTGTGGGTGGAGCCGGTGGGCGAGTGGGGCCCGGGCACGGTGCAGCTCGTGGAGATTCCCACCCAAGAGGAAGTGAACGACAACATCGTGGCCTACTGGGTGCCCGAGAAGCCCTTCGGGCCCGGGGCGCCGCTGAGCCTGTCCTGGAAGCTGCACTGGGGCAGCGAGGCCCCCGAGCGCGCCCAGGTGGCGCTGAGCACCGCCACGCGCATCGCCGCGGGCAGCACGCCGGGCGCGCGGCGCTTCGTGCTCGAGTTCTCGCGCGGGGGCCCCGAGGGGGGCGAGGGCCCGGTGGAAGCCGTCGTCACGGCGTCCTCGGGCCAGGTCCTCCGGCCCATCGCGCAGCCCAACGCCGCCACCGGCGGCTGGCGCGCCACCTTCGAGCTGGTGCCCGCGGCGGGCACCTCCGCTCCCATCGAATTGCGCTGTTTTCTGCGACGCGGAACCGAAACCCTCACCGAGACCTGGAGTTACCCGTGGACACCGTGA